Within Spinacia oleracea cultivar Varoflay chromosome 4, BTI_SOV_V1, whole genome shotgun sequence, the genomic segment aaaataatttaaatcattaattttaaaattaattaaaattacgcaaactgaaaatttcaaattaaaattttaaaacgatctaatcgtgacgcaacatcaccacgcaacgcacagccttaggccacacgcacacagccatcgctggccatgtgcgcgcagcccatgcgctgcgtcgcatcgctgctgctcaccatcgcaaggcgcgtgCCAGCGCTGGTCGCAACAAGCtccgtttccgttaatatttccgattctgactatatttccgtttccggcaatatttccgatttcggcaatatttccatttccgataatattttccgatacgtaccatgtttccgtttccggcaacatctacgacttggataatatttatatttccgatacgatccatatttccgtttccggcaatatcatcgtttccggagtattcatttcttgcttgtgacgatctcagctcccactgaaaccaagatccgtcgattccgaatatccatagatagagtatttaatgccattaaatacttgatccgtttacgtactatttgtgtgaccctacgggttcagtcaagagtaagctgtggttaatatcattaattccacttgaactgaagaggcctctagctaggcattcagctcacttgatctcactgaattattaacttgttaattaatactgaaccgcatttattagacttaacatagaatgcatacttggaccaagggcattatttccttcatgagtagcctttggttttccgtttttcccaaaaacgatgtgagtagcttttggttttccgtttttttcaaaaaagagcgatgtgagtagttttttcttttttccaaaaattaaagtattggttttccgtttttccaaaaagaacgatgtgctggattttccttcgttttacgtcccataaaaacaagggggttttctcgtttagctaaccctaaaaatgagaatctttaaaaacatttttacctcgtgattgggcttggccaggcccaattacactttacagctttgatttcgaaaacatccgtagctactcccaatgacaaagtgagggagtttctacgcacctttagatccttctaatgacaaagtgaggaagtttctatactatcagttgacaaatcccaatgacacgtgagggatatgtcgacacttcaaagtgatgacccttaagtcaaatgttatcactcgggggctcgtgagaccctcgcaaaaaacaggtcaccctggcttgtgtgacgcactccgtctaatactttgaccatcgtcttactccaagactcagtcaaagtgggggctaactgtagacacctacttttgtccccattcccgaaagggaaggttcgatgatgaaaacataaatctccacttgacaacgcatctcctataaaataacgaatctcaaatcacccttctcgtttcacccgaaacctgctatttatagaaacctgctatttatggaaacctgctaaaaatagtaactgccgtaaagggtagcttctaaaagtggcaagtcataaaagatagaaacctgtcagaattaggtgttgcactccaacataaaatcAGGGGTAAAATTGACCTTTTAAATTTTGCATAGAGAAAATATTTCCTGCATTTAGAAACTATGTTTTTTTAGgtagtaaaaaataaattttcgatttttttaggtggtaaaaaaataatttatctttttattttaccAAAGATAAAAATAAGAAACATAAAATCACCAAAGAAAATTTCCCTAATTAAATCTtgaaaacaaaggaaaaataTTTCGCAGAGAAGTACTTCGGAaaattcaaatctgaaaatcagaGCTTGATTCAGTCCACGTGTTACTTAATGCAGAAAAGATTTTCTTTATGCAGAAAATAAAATTACCAAAAAGTCCCTAATTAATACTACTTAAAAAGttattaaaagaaaaatcaTCCATTATCAATCTTCCAGAAAACGAGCTTCGGGATATTTTCTTCCAACTCTTATACCTTCAGCTGCCAACCACACTACACAAATAAAGTATTGattttgcctcaaaactgatgtAAAAACTATTCAAATTATACCCCAGTAACCTAATAATTTGAACCAATTTTACcacaaagttcatattttaaaGCGTGAGTGTAGAGAAACCGACTCCGGCTAAAAGAGACCAACCAAGAGCGAAGAATTATGCCGTCAAGAAATTGTCGTCATGGATATGAACAACTACCGTGTTCTTGTTATCATCAAAGGTCGAATGCTCTCGTTCATTGATATGTTCatcatatttataaaaaaatattgccTATATAACTCTAACTCTAGAATCTTAATACATACAAACTTAGACAATAATATTTGTAGTATCAAATAATATTAGGAGTAAAATTATATCTTGATCagttatataattatatattgCGTGTGACCATATGGTGAGATAGATTATTAAGAGTATTAAGTAAACTAGTACACTTAGAAGTGCATTCAACGTAGGACTAATTAGTAATACCTTATTATTAGAGTAGCCGTAGGAGTCTTGTAATATACAAGCATACATGGGTGTGCTTGTTATTTGAGTTAAAACGTACCAATGAATTGATTTTCACTTGGAAAAAAATACTCCAAGCCTGGTACTCTGGTAGTATGTAAGTCATGGGGTAATATCTAAGTCAGGGGTAAAAAAATATGTGAGAGCAAGCCCAGTCAATGCGGAGGGAGCCCAGCAGTTAGGTTGACGAGCATGATTTGTATTAATCCAAACtattcaattttttatttattaattttttattaattaattagggatattttggtaattttaatttctgcaaaaagaaaatattttctGCATTTAGGAACTATGAATATTAATCCATAATCTGTCCACGTCAGCGATCCATAATCCGTGTAAACTTCTCAAACGATTCCCCATCGTAGATAAAACGCCTTCATCAACGGCTCAAATCTCATTTCTTACTTCCAGCCTCTTTCCGTTTCTCCTGCCCAAGTATTATATAAACACTTCCCATTTCCCTTCCAAATCAAACATCCCGCCTTCTTCGCTTCTCTTTACTAACtcaaactttctctctctctaaatCTCAAACTTCAACAATGGCCCGAACCAAGCAAACCGCCAGGAAATCCACCGGAGGAAAAGCTCCAAGGAAGCAGCTCGCCACCAAGGCTGCCCGTAAGTCCGCCCCAGCCACCGGAGGAGTCAAGAAGCCCCACCGTTTCAGGCCAGGAACCGTGGCTCTCCGTGAAATCAGGAAGTACCAGAAGAGCACTGAGCTTCTCATCAGGAAGCTTCCATTCCAGAGGCTTGTCAGAGAAATAGCTCAGGATTTCAAAACCGACCTCCGCTTCCAAAGCTCCGCCGTTGCCGCCCTCCAGGAAGCTGCCGAAGCTTACCTTGTTGGTCTCTTTGAGGATACCAACCTCTGCGCAATTCACGCTAAAAGAGTGACAATTATGCCTAAGGATATTCAGCTTGCAAGGAGGATCCGTGGTGAGAGGGCTTAATTTGGGGATTTCAATTGATTTGAATTGAAATTTCTAGGGTTAGGGTTTGGTAGTGTAGTATGTTGACAAAACTTTCTTTTCAAATTAGTCTGTTATCTATAATGTAGTTACCGGTGTAATGTTATGGCCAGTCAGTGATTATGTATTGATTTTCTAGTTATCTTAGTGAATATATATTGGTTGGTAATGTTGAGTTTCAACTGGTTTTCATTAACTTTTTTACCTCTGGATTTCTGAGATGTGTTTGttgaatcttgaatctatgcAACTTCATTAGTGATTCATTGAACTATGTATTGAAAGGGTGGATTATGTTTTGCATATTTGTACTCTGCATATGAAATCAAGTTTTTGCATATTTGTACTCTGCATATGAAATCAAGTTATCATTGAATGAAATccttttgtattgatttttgagtTTATTGTGCTCCAATTGTGATTGAGAAAGTTACTATAGTAAGAAGTCCTTTGTTAGTCTTACTATAGCTGATTGGATATTGGAATGAAGTATAGTAAAATTACTCCAGAAATGCTACAGTTGTTGGATATTGGAATTAGCTGATTGCTTAATATAAATATTGGTTTAACGCAATGCATTATTGGGTGCGGGCTTGAAGGTGTGGGTAAAGATGACTGTGGGCCGGGTCCACGAGCTGTGGGCCTAATCGGACCGGGCCCACGTTGTTACGTGCCGTGCCGTGCCGGAccgaaaagttaaaaacaaGGCCCAGGCCCGGCACAAGCCCACGTGCTTtcgtgcctaaggctaatttgaCTAAATTTAACGTGTTTTGTCGTGCTGGGTCGAGTCGTGCCGTGCCTTGTCGTACCGTGTGGGGTTGTAATGCAGTGTTTAGTTTGCCATGTGTGCAAGAATGTTAGTTGCTGATCAAACTGAGATTTACGGTGAAGCTATAAGCCTGTGACTAGGAATGAGTTGAATGACAGGCAGTAAAGTAAAAAGGAAAGAGGCATTTGAGAATTGAGAGCCATATTCAAAACTGATAGGTGCACTGTGCACAAACAATATTGAATGTTGGTGACTTGATGCAGTGTAGCTAAGCATGTGTATGATGTGATCCCCTTTATGTATTGAAGCTGCACTGATTGCTATTTTTGTCCATTGATTATATTAATTAGACATTGTTGTTAGTTATGCAGGTTGCTTGATTGCTTGTGTGCAGCGCATTAAGTAGAGGTAAGTAATCAGTCTTCGATTAGATTAATCCGGTCATGCTAGAAATTCAGTATTTTTTCATTGTATGTAGGATTCCTAATTGTCCTTCATGTTGGATTTGTCCATGTAAAATGCAGAAGTTGTTGGTATCCCCCTGTGGCCATATACATCAAGCTTCCCTCATTTCAGTTTTCTGGCCTTTATCTGTGAGCTACTTCCGAAAGATAAACCTTGTTTGCAAGTTAGAAACCAATTgcttgttttccatcatttaTTCATCCCCGAGCCTCTTTTTGTTTCCAGTGTACCATGCTTACATGATGTCTTTTGTGGCTTTATCTACTAAATTGCCTTAAAGTCTCATGTTTGACTGTTTAGCAATGTAGAGCATGATCTGTTTTTGCCTGTTTGAAACTAATAGATCTGCAAGTGCCTTTTCCTGACTTGCAGCATGGCTTTTAGATTGACATCATCTTACATGTTGATGCTTATAAAGAGTACGCCCTCTATCGAATTATTATGCCATTATATTTTAGGAAGAGGATATTGTTGTTAATATCTATTTTCAGATTTCCATGATTCGCTggtttattttcaattttctcGTATATCAAATGAGCTAGTGAAAATATTATTCAATAAGGACTCAGACACTCAGCAGTAGGGATTGTCCCTAGACAAAAGTTAAAGACAATTTATTTTGGAACAAGTGGAGTATTTCAGTTTTTCTTCTTCGTGCTAAGGATTACATCTAGACTTCTGTTATACTCCACTTTTCAGAAGTCACGAAGCCACCAGATCAATTAAAGATCGAAGTCAGTCTAGCTGCCTGACAATGATAGACGAATTGTTGCCACCGAGTATGGAACCAAGTAAGACAACACACTTGATTATCAACTGATGTTATTACTTGGATTACTGTACTACTTTCATGTAGTATTTTACTTACGTGATAGTCAATTATGCTCGTGTTAAGGTTTGTACCTGCTGCTAGAGTGCGTGCTCAAAATTTTAGACTTGGCTGGGATGCCAGACTTTTAAGCTTGAATCATGAGGTACAGGGTACTATGTTAAATTTAAGAGAAATATGAAATGGGCCTATGCAACCCAATAAGgagttccaaatccaattttcaAACGCCTCAAACCTATGGCTGCATAACGCCGGgttttcaagtccaaaaatttcaaattcttcaaattccaaattcaaagtcTCATTTACTATACAAAATTTCTCTTGTCGAATTCtgaattcaaattccaaatcaaaCTCAAGTGTCAAAGTTCAATGTTCAAACTACAAAAAATCTTATCTACCATTATTCTCAAATACCAATTCCAAAACGAATCTAATGGGTAGAAATCCCTCTAAAATAGTTCCAACGGGTTGTAAATCCTACTGAGTAAATGACTAAAATGATCAGAAACTTCCTCTCTCCACCTCAACTGCCATCAGAAAGGTAGGGGTTTCACGAAGATTTTTTAGATTTCAAACCTGCACAACAACTCAAGTTTCTATTTCAAAACCCTCCATTCTGATAAAGAAATTGGAAATACTATACAAAAATCTACTATTAAGTTGTTTTCAACCCACATTCTCATATTACAAGTTTGTACTATATAACAATTCACAACAAGATGGACATAGTAAAATCAATATCTTCCATCGGAATATGGGAGACATTCGTCAGAGTCTCAGCGATTACAGAAATGAGGCAACCCCTGATTCCTTGGAACGAGGTCACATATGTTTCACATTCATCAATATCGACAATTCAACAGTAATCTAACGAGTTGGGATGCATTTGATGTTGGATTAAAACGTTAAACTAGAAAAATTGTCAGAATAACCAAAATTCGAGATGCCAGAATCAAACCAGCAACCTAAAAATTATCTGTAGCCAATAACAGTCCTCTGCTCTACCAACGTAGCTAAGGTCAGGTCAGATTAATTCCTAAACAATCCAGTCCGACCATTCATCTGATCATGTCTAGTTATTTGGAATATGTAGTTATATCAAAAGTTTTATTTGAAACCAAGTTTCGTTCATACTTACAGACGTACTACTGGTTTAATTCGCACATGGTATAATTTATTCAAACACGTAAAGTTGAAACCAAGGGACCCTACTTTACACTTATTTAAACTAAAAACTTCAAAACTTTACATAACATCCCATAAAAAACCAGAAAATGAAATATTACTATGTATCTCAGTTTTCTCTTCCCCGCTCTTTCTTTCTCTGTCTTCCTCCTCCCATGAAAAACATGGCTTCTCCCAAACTGTATGACATCAATTTTTCCTTCCCCTCTTTGTTTTTCTAACTAAGAATTTCAACTAAATTCATCTTAAAttctatttaccaaaaaaaatcagTTAAACTAGACTAAGTTCATCAGATTCTTTCGACCATAATTCtactgaattaattgtaattctatttaattactactatctttttttttattcatcaaGTGGTAATTATTAGAACTAAAATTCATTGAAGATACATTCTAATACGAATTACAACAAGAATTTCATACTTACGCATTACAATCTGATAATTAATAAGATTGAAAGGATAAATTAGTAGAACAAAATTTAGGATGCTAACCTCGAAATTCAAAGTGGTGGAGCGTTGCGTGCGGTGGCCGTACAACCTTGACGACGGTGGTGGTGGTACGCAGTTTGGGTTCGGCGGGAGATCAGTCAGCGGTGGTGAATTAATGGTGATAGCAATTTGTGATACAGTGTAGAGAAGAGTTCGATGGGTAGAGTTCTCAGCAGTGGtgaattaattaggttaatttgaATTGTTTTGCGCGAGAAGAGTTCTCAGTTTTGAGTTTTTTAGATATGCCGCACAAAATTTCCCCAAATTTGGGttagttacttttttttttttttttttttttaaattggtaTATAGTACACGATATgcacatattctttttattaacATTAATACAGATAACCGCTTTATATAATACTGTGAAACGCTTATCACACTTGACCGCTCTATATTCAACGTTTCTTATTCCTATTTTTGTACTAGTGAGTGAAGAGTTTTAGAGAAAATCTCAAGTGGGTTGAAGTTTTATTTTCAGTTAGGCCCTGAAGAGTTTCATAGTAAAAATCTCTCTAGCGCATCGTGTCATATAgctgttttttttgtttagtcTGCAATTATTTGGCTATAAGTTCCCTGTACAATTCACCCCCTATTACAGTGTTCCATCTAAGTAACAGTTGCCCGCTAATACGAGTCGGGTTGACCTATGCAACGTTTCGGCTCTCTCTTCCTTTGTCGTGGTCAGAAGTTCGCAACTACAAATTACACTTAACATTAGTTTCATATAAGGAGTGGAGTAGTACGTAAATTGGTCGGAACATCATTCTATATAGATTAACACTCAATCAGACTTGAGAGAGTGCGTTCTGAGTCCGAAGTCTTTTATCATTAGAAATTTAGGATAATAGTACGTGTTTCTTATACTAGTTGTTGGCCGACGCGCTATCGCGCGCCGTCCCCCAAGGTAGTAAAAAATTAATAGTGTAATTATTTTTAGTAAAGTATCTCAATTATGGTTAATAAATGTTTATTAGGAGAAAAGAATATATAGCTTAAGAACTACCAACACTTGTATTTGTCGAGATTGCATATACTATCTTGTTCAACACTTAATTCTAACTCACGAGGATTCGAAATGATAAAGTTACAGtaatattattcaaaattaagaggtatataaataataactaaGTTCTAAGAAATATAGTCATTAACGCAATAAGCTACAGTTTTAGTCACCTAATCATGGAAAACACACTACTTACGTTCCATATTCCTTTAGCATGATGTAGGTTCAGATAGACACAATGGAAATCCTTTAGCATGCTGTAGGTTTGGATAATGATATTCCTGCTGTTGATTTCTCCTTCGCTTTCGCTTTCGCTTTCGCCTGTGATGATGCATTTGATCCTGTTGTCATTCATTTCGACCTCGATGTGTCATATCTTCAGATACATTTACCAAGCTTGTGGAAGACCAACCTCTATTGCACCCTTTCTGCATCAAAATACATAATCAACATCCTTTGAGAGGACAACACCCAATAAAACATTGAGAACATTGCGATTTTCCAAGACAATATGGTCCAAGTTTTAACTCAAAGAAAAGATCATTTAACTGCCAATACATCAATAATATTGATACCAAGAGACAACGATTACCAAAGGCAAGCTAAAATGACATGCCTCATCAATATAGATCTAATTTTGCTTAGAATTTAAATATCAATCTCGATAATTCCATTATCATTTACCTCTACGACTCTACCAAAACACAACCTTAATTTCCACAATTCTATATCGTTGGAGGTTTACTGTAAATTTTaatctaattaaattagaacTTGCAATACAAACTAATAACCCAAACCAACTAATCATAATCTTGGAAGAGATGGTTTGGTGAGCCTTGGAAATACTCATTCAAACACACACATACACTAAGATTTCATGGTTCAATTATCAACTGTATTTCCAGAATAGAGTTTCAAAGTTTATCAAGTATGGGGATACATCATCTAAATCAGTGTATTATACAATAGCTTAGACGGTTTATGCTTGCCTTGATTTTATTAAGGATTGTAGCTTCAACCTCCTTTCACGGCTTCCCGGCCACCATTAAAGAACACCTTTAATTTAGTTGCAAATTGTTTGTTCCCCTTCGCTTGAGTGTTGACGCTAACCACTACGACTTGTTCAGTGACATGATATCTCCTACCCATCATTTGGTTGCTGCAGCAACTCAGTGCCATCATTAGCTTCTTCCATATTTTCAAGAGAGAGGCACCTGAAAGAAGATACAATTAAGCATTCTAGATGCAGGCATGCAGCTCTTGAAGATGGTGTGGAAGGACTTGGAGCCTGCATCATAGGAGCAGTACGAGTCAGGCTTAATAtttggttataaaacatttggTGTCGGCAAAAGCTTTTAAACACATCAACTTGAGTTAAACATTAAGACTAACCATTTTTGATAAAGTTAACAACACGCCATTTGTCTCTTTCAAACAAGGAAATAAGCCTAAAATCCGTTCTTCACCAGCTTTCAGTCATTGCCAGACTGAACTACATGTGGGCTTTAGCCTGCGGTGTGAATTTTTGGGCTCCAAGCACTTGTCTTCATCGTTTGCAATTCTTTTCTTTGGCGCATGAAAGCTAACTTCCCTGGTGAACATTCAGAacataaattgtgattattctTCTGATAGCAGATCTTTGAAAACATAACTGCAATAACTACACGGAA encodes:
- the LOC110783873 gene encoding histone H3.2; amino-acid sequence: MARTKQTARKSTGGKAPRKQLATKAARKSAPATGGVKKPHRFRPGTVALREIRKYQKSTELLIRKLPFQRLVREIAQDFKTDLRFQSSAVAALQEAAEAYLVGLFEDTNLCAIHAKRVTIMPKDIQLARRIRGERA